The Bacteroidales bacterium genome has a window encoding:
- a CDS encoding potassium transporter TrkG, with product MYANRPFFGSRNRTRLVNKNIRPLIEYLHLFVLLILLFKAIMVVGFEKQGELTLKDYHFYYSLLSVVTVLYLLRSVICIGFKSFHADFFVYTALGLFLFFAIILNLDKNIHLLNNEYFYSFLVAGLFIFEFSRFDIRNVALVLNPAQLFMISFVLLIITGTALLELPNATTSHISFIDALFTATSAICVTGLTVVDTATRFTSLGKSIILTLIQIGGIGIMTFTSFFGFVFKGGASSFSERLVLSDFFSENNVAEIRKTLAKIIFLTLIIEAMGACFVYFSLDIQYFTTIGSRVRFAVFHSVSAFCNAGFSTLTDNLYDYRIRNTWSILYILGFLIILGGLGFPILLNFYKYLKYNIIRLVTFYRYGQKKDFVPKMIHINSRLVIYTTIFLIIIGTILFYVFEKDNTLQGMPIAGKIAHSFFGSVTPRTAGYNTVEMGRLSVACIVMTIFLMWVGASPVSTGGGIKTSTFAIAILNVFRIARMKNHIEFHGREIHERSVDRAFAIIILSIILLGCSALLIYIIEPSKGALKILFECVSAFGTVGLSLGITPYLTDASKFILVLLMFMGRMGILTLLFAFIRRTKTSVYRYPKENIVIT from the coding sequence ATGTACGCCAACAGACCTTTCTTTGGCTCCCGGAATCGAACAAGGCTGGTAAATAAGAACATAAGGCCGCTGATTGAATATCTTCATCTTTTTGTTCTTCTTATCCTTTTATTTAAAGCCATTATGGTAGTGGGTTTTGAAAAGCAGGGCGAACTTACTCTTAAAGACTACCATTTCTATTACTCCCTGTTATCCGTTGTAACGGTTCTGTATTTACTGCGTTCCGTAATTTGCATAGGCTTTAAAAGTTTCCACGCTGACTTCTTTGTATACACTGCTTTAGGATTATTTCTTTTTTTCGCCATCATTCTTAACCTCGATAAGAACATCCATTTACTGAACAATGAATATTTCTATTCATTTTTAGTTGCGGGTCTCTTTATTTTCGAGTTCTCACGTTTTGATATACGGAATGTGGCGTTGGTACTCAATCCTGCCCAGCTTTTCATGATAAGTTTTGTGCTTTTGATTATTACGGGTACTGCCTTACTTGAATTGCCCAATGCAACAACCTCACACATTTCTTTTATAGATGCGCTGTTCACTGCCACAAGTGCCATTTGTGTTACCGGACTTACAGTGGTGGACACGGCTACACGATTTACTTCCCTGGGGAAAAGCATAATTCTGACTCTAATCCAGATCGGGGGCATCGGAATCATGACATTTACAAGCTTCTTTGGTTTTGTTTTCAAGGGAGGCGCCTCCTCCTTTTCAGAAAGACTTGTGCTGAGCGACTTTTTCAGTGAAAATAATGTAGCTGAAATACGAAAAACACTGGCTAAGATCATTTTCCTGACCCTCATCATTGAAGCGATGGGTGCTTGTTTTGTATATTTCAGTCTTGACATACAATACTTCACTACCATAGGATCCAGGGTACGGTTCGCTGTTTTTCATTCGGTTTCGGCTTTTTGTAATGCCGGATTTTCAACACTCACCGATAACCTCTATGATTACAGGATCAGAAATACATGGTCGATACTTTACATCCTTGGCTTCCTGATCATTTTGGGTGGTCTTGGTTTCCCGATTCTTTTAAACTTTTATAAATATCTTAAATACAATATTATAAGACTTGTTACTTTCTATCGGTATGGTCAGAAGAAGGATTTTGTACCCAAGATGATCCATATTAATTCAAGGCTTGTCATCTATACTACGATTTTCCTGATCATTATCGGCACAATCCTTTTTTATGTGTTTGAAAAAGATAATACCCTGCAGGGAATGCCCATAGCAGGTAAAATAGCACATTCTTTCTTTGGCAGCGTTACTCCCCGCACTGCCGGTTATAACACAGTAGAAATGGGGAGGCTGTCAGTAGCATGCATTGTAATGACCATATTCCTCATGTGGGTAGGGGCCAGTCCGGTTTCAACAGGAGGCGGAATTAAAACAAGTACTTTTGCTATTGCCATTTTGAATGTTTTCAGAATTGCCCGGATGAAAAACCACATCGAGTTTCACGGACGGGAAATCCATGAGCGATCCGTTGACAGGGCATTTGCGATTATAATCCTTTCCATAATCCTTCTGGGTTGTTCTGCTCTGCTGATATATATAATTGAACCCTCAAAAGGAGCTCTTAAAATACTTTTTGAATGCGTATCGGCTTTCGGAACCGTGGGCCTTTCACTCGGTATCACACCTTACCTCACGGATGCTTCGAAATTTATTCTTGTGTTGCTGATGTTTATGGGGCGAATGGGCATTCTTACCCTGCTATTTGCTTTTATCCGCAGGACAAAGACTTCTGTTTACCGATACCCGAAAGAGAATATTGTAATAACTTAA
- a CDS encoding histidine kinase dimerization/phospho-acceptor domain-containing protein: MKNIPADLFLSSLSNGEFCSAMNHDVRNSMNAIMGFAQILHEQPVTDTETREYAQIIFNESKYLLEYFDRMMKVVMTLPSDSRKTECEAYK; encoded by the coding sequence ATGAAAAATATCCCGGCAGATCTTTTTTTGTCTTCCCTAAGCAATGGTGAATTTTGCTCTGCAATGAATCATGATGTTCGGAATTCGATGAATGCCATTATGGGATTTGCACAGATTCTCCATGAACAACCCGTTACGGATACTGAGACAAGGGAATATGCACAGATTATTTTCAACGAATCAAAGTATTTGCTTGAGTATTTTGACCGGATGATGAAAGTGGTCATGACCCTGCCTTCAGACAGCCGAAAAACAGAATGCGAAGCCTATAAATAA
- a CDS encoding response regulator transcription factor, with translation MYMPLNISIVDDHELFRDGLKLVVNQIFPDALISEASNGQEYLSKIRNQIPDITLMDINMPVLNGRETTKQALELFPDLKIIAVTMFGEENYCMQMIESGVKGIILKKSGKYELDKAIHEVLDGGSYFSQEIMKKMAMRINRNKAGKEQYLSERELEVLVKVCNGLSNNEIGDKLFISPKTVEVHKSNIFKKTGVKNSAQLVIYAIRNGYIEI, from the coding sequence ATGTATATGCCGCTTAATATTTCAATTGTAGATGATCATGAGCTCTTCAGGGACGGACTAAAGCTTGTGGTGAACCAGATATTTCCGGATGCACTTATTTCTGAAGCATCAAACGGGCAGGAATATCTTTCGAAAATCCGGAATCAAATACCGGATATTACTCTAATGGATATCAATATGCCGGTTCTGAACGGCAGGGAAACTACCAAACAGGCACTTGAACTGTTTCCTGACCTTAAAATAATTGCCGTTACCATGTTCGGAGAAGAGAATTACTGCATGCAGATGATCGAGTCCGGAGTGAAAGGCATTATTCTGAAAAAGTCAGGCAAATATGAGTTGGATAAAGCTATTCATGAAGTTCTTGACGGCGGTAGTTACTTCTCCCAGGAGATCATGAAAAAAATGGCCATGCGTATTAACCGCAATAAAGCAGGTAAGGAGCAATACCTTTCAGAACGCGAACTTGAAGTGCTTGTAAAAGTATGCAATGGTTTGTCAAACAACGAAATCGGCGATAAGCTGTTTATCAGTCCCAAAACTGTTGAAGTGCATAAATCGAATATTTTCAAAAAAACAGGCGTTAAAAACTCCGCTCAGTTGGTAATTTATGCTATCCGCAACGGGTATATAGAAATCTGA
- a CDS encoding PAS domain S-box protein, with product MNRLLQIWNRISFIGTQGLPDHDKRIIIILNRINLFGLTVTFLGFLFTVTELWLKYGSAPGIGAWRLLLVSLSNVYCIYLVSRRKFNMAKILSVVLPAITLIVFPTVFHEIKTEYYFYYPLASLTLGIITLLIFPDHKERKTLIALVGFCLLLAFFSDNLLTLFSESRKIPDFLSGRYFFYKLAQSLIFIFIIVTIYALKDLNTRYELTLAALNKDLQQNNIELEKYKGHLEQMVELKTSALVESESKFRNLFENANDVIFIMRDEVIVDCNYKTTEMFGLNKTDIIGKTPYALSPPYQPDGSSSFDSARDKIKTVSQGKSLRFEWKHKRSDGTLIDTDVSLNCLELKSRKYLLAIVRDITERKEVEQALMESEKKFRTIFDKSKQPIIIADLKGTIITGNRAYTYLSGYDAEKPMSLKDIILPDQYDELEKRLRILLTQQDTGPGEWRVKFSDGSLRIVETNSSIMEYNGEDAFLVLLRDITDMRQAEQKIMEAVIHTEESERSRISQDLHDGLGPVLSTIKIYFQVYSDTTDEVQRSVLMEKLKNTIEEAIRLISEISHNISPHVLRNYGFYAALREFTHQITLTGLVNIEITCPEEFPLSENHGITLYRAITELINNSVKHSACRSIKVKISRDGGELCIHYIDDGKGFDPDRIVNKKPGGSGLHNIHARIQALRGQVKIESEPDKGMTAVLKIPL from the coding sequence ATGAACCGGCTGCTTCAGATATGGAACCGGATTTCTTTCATCGGTACGCAAGGGCTTCCCGATCATGATAAGCGGATTATTATTATACTCAACCGGATTAACCTGTTCGGACTTACTGTGACCTTTCTCGGTTTTCTTTTCACTGTAACTGAATTATGGTTAAAGTATGGCAGCGCACCGGGAATAGGGGCATGGCGATTACTCCTGGTTTCACTATCCAATGTTTATTGTATCTACCTCGTTTCAAGGCGGAAGTTCAACATGGCAAAAATCCTGTCAGTAGTTTTGCCAGCTATTACTCTGATTGTATTTCCAACGGTATTTCATGAAATAAAAACGGAGTATTATTTTTATTATCCTCTGGCCAGTCTTACTCTCGGCATAATCACCCTGTTGATATTTCCAGATCATAAGGAACGGAAAACCCTGATTGCACTGGTGGGATTCTGTTTGTTACTTGCTTTCTTTTCCGATAACCTGCTTACTCTCTTTTCTGAAAGCCGGAAAATACCCGATTTTCTTTCGGGAAGGTATTTCTTTTATAAACTGGCGCAAAGCTTAATATTTATTTTCATCATTGTTACCATTTATGCACTGAAGGATTTGAATACCAGGTATGAGTTAACGCTGGCCGCATTAAACAAAGACCTGCAGCAAAACAACATCGAACTGGAGAAATATAAGGGCCATCTCGAGCAAATGGTGGAACTCAAAACTTCGGCACTTGTTGAGAGTGAATCAAAATTCAGGAACCTGTTTGAAAATGCAAATGACGTTATCTTCATCATGCGTGATGAGGTGATCGTGGATTGCAATTATAAAACAACTGAAATGTTTGGTTTAAATAAAACCGATATCATAGGGAAAACTCCATATGCCCTGTCACCACCATATCAACCTGACGGATCGTCATCCTTTGATTCGGCACGTGATAAAATTAAAACGGTCAGCCAGGGTAAATCGTTGCGATTTGAATGGAAACATAAAAGATCAGACGGCACTTTGATTGATACCGATGTATCATTGAACTGCCTCGAACTGAAAAGCAGAAAGTATCTTCTGGCCATTGTACGTGATATTACAGAAAGAAAAGAAGTGGAACAAGCCCTGATGGAAAGCGAAAAAAAATTCAGGACTATTTTTGACAAAAGTAAGCAGCCAATCATTATTGCCGATTTAAAGGGGACTATTATAACAGGAAACCGGGCGTATACTTATCTTTCAGGATATGACGCTGAAAAGCCGATGTCTCTGAAGGACATTATTCTTCCTGATCAGTATGATGAACTTGAAAAACGTTTGCGGATTCTTCTCACTCAACAAGATACCGGACCTGGCGAATGGAGGGTGAAATTCAGTGACGGCAGTCTACGCATTGTGGAGACCAATTCCAGCATAATGGAATACAATGGTGAAGATGCATTCCTCGTGTTGCTCCGTGATATAACCGATATGAGACAGGCTGAACAAAAAATCATGGAAGCGGTGATCCATACGGAGGAATCTGAAAGAAGCCGGATATCCCAGGATTTGCATGACGGACTGGGTCCGGTTCTTTCGACCATTAAGATCTATTTCCAGGTATACAGCGACACTACTGATGAGGTGCAGAGATCCGTTCTGATGGAGAAATTGAAAAACACAATTGAAGAGGCCATCCGGCTTATTTCGGAAATTTCGCATAATATAAGTCCCCATGTATTGCGGAATTACGGGTTCTATGCTGCACTGCGTGAGTTTACGCACCAAATTACATTAACAGGACTTGTAAATATCGAAATTACCTGCCCCGAAGAGTTTCCGCTGTCAGAAAATCATGGCATAACGTTATACCGGGCTATTACTGAATTAATAAATAATTCGGTTAAACATTCAGCGTGCCGTAGTATTAAAGTAAAGATCAGCAGGGATGGAGGGGAGCTTTGCATCCATTATATTGATGATGGAAAAGGCTTCGATCCTGATCGTATTGTAAATAAGAAACCCGGTGGGTCAGGATTACACAATATTCACGCACGTATCCAGGCTCTCAGGGGCCAGGTAAAAATCGAAAGTGAACCGGATAAAGGTATGACCGCTGTTCTGAAAATTCCTTTGTAA
- a CDS encoding MASE1 domain-containing protein: protein MRSTLFNKETLGSFLRVNAWAIAYYIINVFSLTYFVNEEGVAIAWPPVGIFISAILLSKPKERPFIIGLLFMADFFADMHYSISISSKIFYAFTSTGDAVLSSWILLRFISNPFRLNKSTKLLKYLLLSVVLCNGVFSVIVGAYTSTISDSSFLSNFFYSWVADGVGNLLIVPFLTAWSTLSKSDFNEMKMKRYLELAALMATLFTLNILSYPYYKNGLLFTFFINYLTFPFIIWAILRFDMKIVTLVLLMLVSVMVFNLRVNNDAFVHSAHTNFTFFQLYIASIVVISLLITAMKAERNQANLDLVEAERKLLINTAFIEEKERNRYSRELHDGLGPLLSTVKMYVQSLFYTTDLERIKLIALKSNENVKAAIRTMREIAHGISPFNLSQYGYVGALLDFIDGINKIEQLSIRFNYNSNTRYDNLSEIILYRITTEMITNTMKHANASEVTIDYSFSEDNGIVNLSYRDNGKGFDMQRIDKTEGGMGLDNIQQRVKMLRGRITMNSAVGQGTTFLIEFPVN, encoded by the coding sequence TTGAGATCAACCCTGTTTAATAAGGAAACCCTCGGCAGTTTTTTACGGGTGAATGCATGGGCAATCGCCTATTACATTATAAATGTTTTCAGTCTTACGTACTTTGTTAATGAAGAAGGAGTTGCTATAGCCTGGCCGCCGGTAGGAATTTTCATATCGGCGATTCTGCTTTCCAAACCTAAAGAAAGGCCTTTTATTATCGGGTTGTTGTTTATGGCCGATTTTTTCGCCGATATGCATTACAGCATATCTATCAGTTCCAAGATATTTTATGCTTTCACGTCCACAGGCGATGCGGTATTAAGCTCCTGGATACTTCTAAGGTTCATTTCCAATCCTTTCCGGCTCAACAAAAGTACCAAGCTGCTCAAATACCTCCTGCTTTCGGTAGTTCTGTGTAACGGGGTGTTTTCAGTGATAGTGGGAGCCTATACAAGTACTATTTCGGATAGTAGTTTCCTGAGTAATTTCTTCTATTCTTGGGTGGCTGATGGTGTGGGAAATTTGCTTATTGTACCTTTTCTGACAGCCTGGTCGACCCTGTCAAAAAGTGATTTCAATGAAATGAAAATGAAGAGGTACCTTGAACTTGCCGCCCTCATGGCCACACTTTTTACGCTTAACATTCTTTCTTACCCTTATTACAAGAACGGCCTGTTGTTTACCTTCTTCATCAACTATCTTACTTTCCCATTTATAATCTGGGCCATTTTGCGTTTTGATATGAAAATTGTGACCCTTGTGCTATTGATGCTGGTAAGCGTGATGGTGTTCAATTTGAGGGTAAATAACGATGCATTCGTGCATTCTGCTCATACAAACTTCACTTTTTTCCAGCTTTATATCGCTTCAATAGTAGTTATTTCATTGCTGATTACAGCAATGAAAGCTGAACGCAACCAGGCCAATCTTGATCTTGTGGAGGCTGAACGGAAACTTCTCATCAATACGGCATTTATTGAAGAAAAGGAACGAAACCGTTATTCCCGCGAGTTGCACGACGGTCTCGGTCCCTTGTTGTCAACGGTTAAAATGTATGTTCAAAGCCTGTTTTATACAACTGATCTGGAAAGGATAAAACTTATTGCCCTAAAGAGCAATGAAAATGTAAAAGCGGCCATCCGAACGATGCGTGAGATAGCGCACGGTATTTCACCTTTTAACCTGAGTCAATATGGGTATGTGGGTGCATTACTCGATTTTATAGATGGAATTAACAAAATTGAACAGCTGAGCATCCGGTTCAATTACAATTCGAATACCCGTTACGATAATCTGAGTGAGATTATCCTTTACCGGATTACAACGGAGATGATCACCAATACAATGAAGCATGCCAATGCCTCCGAGGTTACAATTGATTATTCTTTTTCTGAGGACAATGGGATTGTAAATCTTTCATACCGCGATAACGGCAAGGGCTTTGATATGCAAAGGATTGATAAGACTGAAGGCGGGATGGGGCTTGATAATATTCAGCAACGTGTTAAAATGCTGCGCGGCCGGATTACAATGAACAGCGCAGTAGGACAGGGTACTACTTTCTTAATTGAATTCCCGGTAAACTAA
- a CDS encoding DUF6144 family protein, with protein sequence MKRKDFLTKSACACVGAGMLTTAAKANCNRALSEGTPCEEKYRFAQTYVKRLMDILNDKLDEKSRVELVRTMGETCAKGAYGDKNSATDKIPVEEFANNLKARIEGNTIYWEYKGNPDGLKIEDGWCLCPLVEKGPEGLSGLYCECSVGYVTYMFERYTTAKVNVELLESLKRGGKACKFKITVID encoded by the coding sequence ATGAAAAGAAAAGATTTCCTTACAAAAAGCGCCTGTGCCTGCGTTGGTGCCGGAATGCTTACAACGGCCGCAAAGGCAAATTGCAACCGGGCATTAAGCGAAGGAACACCCTGTGAAGAAAAATACCGCTTTGCGCAAACTTATGTGAAACGGCTTATGGATATTCTGAACGACAAACTCGACGAAAAATCACGGGTCGAACTGGTTAGAACAATGGGAGAAACATGCGCAAAAGGAGCATACGGTGACAAAAATTCGGCAACCGATAAGATTCCGGTTGAAGAATTCGCGAATAATCTTAAAGCCCGAATAGAAGGAAACACGATTTACTGGGAATACAAAGGAAATCCCGACGGGTTGAAAATAGAGGATGGCTGGTGCCTTTGCCCGCTTGTCGAAAAGGGGCCCGAAGGACTATCCGGTTTATATTGTGAATGCTCGGTAGGATATGTCACTTATATGTTTGAAAGATACACCACGGCAAAGGTGAACGTTGAACTTCTCGAATCATTGAAAAGAGGCGGTAAAGCATGCAAATTCAAAATCACTGTAATCGATTGA
- a CDS encoding dienelactone hydrolase family protein, translating into MHKIDFIESGVPTDKATGALILLHGRGASPEDILELGDNLILKDFHIVAPRASANTWYPYSFMAPVEKNEPWLGSALSLVKELTGRLINTGIPASRIFLLGFSQGACLALEFSARNAMRWGGILAFSGGLIGETVNEKNYSGNFEGTPVFIGNSDTDPHIPEERCRQSASIMGKLKAHVTLKIYPGMGHSVNRDELTEADKILNRV; encoded by the coding sequence CGATTTTATTGAAAGCGGAGTTCCGACTGATAAAGCAACAGGCGCCCTTATTCTTCTTCATGGAAGAGGAGCTTCACCCGAGGATATTCTGGAACTTGGCGATAATCTAATTTTAAAGGACTTTCATATTGTTGCACCTCGTGCATCAGCCAATACCTGGTATCCTTATTCATTCATGGCGCCTGTTGAGAAAAACGAACCATGGCTTGGAAGTGCCCTGTCTTTAGTAAAAGAATTGACCGGCCGCCTGATAAATACAGGCATCCCTGCTTCAAGGATATTCCTTCTCGGCTTTTCACAGGGAGCCTGTCTTGCGCTTGAATTCTCTGCCCGAAATGCCATGCGCTGGGGCGGTATCTTAGCTTTCTCGGGCGGTCTCATCGGGGAAACCGTCAATGAAAAGAATTACTCCGGTAACTTTGAGGGAACTCCGGTTTTTATTGGGAACAGCGATACCGATCCGCACATTCCTGAAGAAAGGTGCCGGCAATCAGCCTCCATTATGGGTAAACTGAAGGCTCATGTTACACTTAAAATTTACCCGGGAATGGGGCACTCCGTAAACCGGGATGAACTTACCGAAGCCGATAAAATATTGAACCGGGTTTAA
- a CDS encoding response regulator, with amino-acid sequence MRDAIEIVVVDDNPIFREAILTILKRNGYNQLSFYESGEKLIAGISSDSHCIILMDVEMPGLDGIQTAGCLKSTGPNTRPIAMTMYDHTVHIETLKKSGFLGMVLKYRIFDDLANIIEKVVNNQPAFPSNRN; translated from the coding sequence ATGCGTGATGCAATTGAAATAGTAGTTGTTGATGATAATCCCATATTCCGGGAAGCCATTTTAACTATCCTGAAACGGAACGGATATAATCAGTTATCATTTTATGAATCGGGTGAAAAACTTATAGCCGGAATAAGCAGTGATTCCCATTGTATCATTCTGATGGATGTAGAAATGCCTGGATTAGATGGCATTCAGACGGCAGGATGCTTGAAATCAACCGGCCCGAATACCAGGCCAATCGCCATGACCATGTACGATCACACTGTACATATTGAAACCCTGAAAAAATCGGGCTTCCTGGGGATGGTTTTAAAATACAGGATTTTTGATGATTTAGCGAATATTATTGAAAAGGTTGTAAATAACCAACCTGCTTTTCCTTCAAATAGAAATTAA
- a CDS encoding chemotaxis protein CheW: MNAPDKAQNKSYVTFTAGKENFAIAVDNVLEILLQEELTIVPDSSEMIAGIFNFRGNVVPVFKTSKRFNYKESEEEKMVIVIELHHENKNVLTGLLVNQVNDVVELNRKDIKPVPEIGYNPDFLEGYAEIDGKFSMILNSDKVFSSSDMLSVQPE, from the coding sequence ATGAATGCACCAGATAAAGCACAGAATAAAAGCTATGTAACTTTTACTGCCGGGAAAGAGAACTTTGCCATTGCAGTGGACAATGTTCTTGAAATATTGCTTCAGGAAGAGCTTACCATAGTACCCGATTCTTCGGAGATGATTGCAGGCATTTTTAATTTCAGGGGAAATGTCGTCCCTGTTTTTAAAACAAGCAAAAGGTTTAACTACAAGGAAAGTGAAGAGGAAAAGATGGTCATTGTGATTGAACTTCATCATGAAAATAAAAATGTTCTTACAGGGCTCCTGGTTAACCAGGTCAATGATGTGGTTGAACTAAACCGGAAGGATATAAAGCCGGTACCGGAGATCGGATATAATCCTGATTTTCTCGAAGGCTATGCAGAAATCGACGGCAAATTTTCAATGATCCTTAATTCCGATAAAGTGTTTTCCTCTTCTGACATGCTGAGCGTTCAACCTGAGTAA
- a CDS encoding methyl-accepting chemotaxis protein, translated as MKTRLLVSVLGSSMVIYSMTIMVITLSARKNAVNSASELTASKSVEKAAEMRIFLSRPLESARDLANSFNALRNSGNRNREFYSGLLKETLLKNQDYLAIWAMWEENALDKNDRAYAGKGESGRFNVTFYKENGEIKNEQVDDSQYKEDYYQIPFKTQKELILEPYYYSYVDDTLNMFYETTIAVPVIENGKTLGVIGIDLNLKKLPEVLGNMRLYQSGYSMLVSNNGMIAAHTDESLISKKLSSAADFINAEILTSIKMGNQLSRNVIARNSDENLIVSVSPVTVGNSSTPWSLCTVVPRKETLAMANSVFIKALGIGIIGILLLFIVVVYQSSNFLKPVKHAIEIARQIAEGNLSVHIDTSRKDELGLLSCAFRDMVIRLREIIANVISGADQIAAASQQLSSTAQLLSTGAGEQAASVEEVSSTIEEMTSNISQTSDNAIQTEKISMLAYQGMKDVAERSYQTVNAEHTIANKIKIINDIAFQTNILALNAAVEAARAGDHGRGFAVVASEVRKLAERSKIAADEINTLSSTSLELAEGAGKRMTEIMPELEKTTRMVQEISAASTEQSNGSVQINEAVQQLNLVAQQNVSASEQISSSAEQLAAQAEELQGVVSFFRNDTEVHKTSESKKIPETGQKATRKSVNKKPVVEKPAELSENFGRF; from the coding sequence TTGAAAACCAGATTACTGGTGAGTGTGCTCGGATCTTCGATGGTTATATATTCAATGACCATAATGGTAATAACTCTTTCGGCACGGAAGAACGCCGTTAATTCAGCTTCCGAACTTACAGCCAGCAAATCGGTCGAAAAAGCAGCAGAGATGCGTATTTTCTTAAGCAGGCCACTGGAGTCTGCCAGGGACCTTGCTAACAGTTTTAATGCACTCAGGAATTCAGGCAACAGAAACAGGGAGTTTTATTCCGGCCTTTTAAAAGAAACCCTGTTAAAGAACCAGGACTACCTTGCCATTTGGGCTATGTGGGAAGAGAATGCTCTTGATAAAAACGACAGGGCTTATGCAGGAAAAGGTGAAAGCGGACGTTTCAACGTTACCTTTTATAAAGAAAATGGTGAAATAAAAAACGAACAGGTAGATGACAGCCAGTACAAGGAAGATTATTACCAGATACCTTTTAAAACCCAGAAGGAACTCATACTTGAGCCATATTACTATTCCTATGTGGACGACACGCTCAATATGTTTTATGAAACTACAATTGCGGTGCCTGTCATTGAAAATGGCAAAACGCTGGGTGTAATCGGGATTGATCTGAACCTGAAGAAACTTCCCGAAGTGTTGGGCAATATGCGCCTTTACCAGTCGGGTTACAGTATGCTTGTTTCAAACAACGGAATGATCGCTGCGCATACCGATGAATCGCTCATCAGTAAAAAGCTCTCATCAGCCGCGGATTTTATAAATGCTGAAATTCTGACTTCTATAAAAATGGGCAACCAACTTTCACGGAATGTGATTGCCAGAAATTCGGATGAAAACCTGATCGTTTCGGTTAGCCCGGTAACGGTTGGAAATTCATCCACTCCCTGGTCCCTGTGTACCGTTGTTCCAAGGAAAGAAACCCTTGCTATGGCCAATAGCGTTTTCATAAAAGCGTTGGGCATTGGTATTATCGGAATATTGTTATTGTTCATAGTGGTAGTTTACCAGAGCAGTAATTTTTTAAAGCCCGTAAAACATGCCATTGAAATTGCCAGGCAGATTGCAGAAGGAAATCTTTCGGTACATATCGATACTTCCAGGAAAGACGAATTGGGATTACTGAGTTGCGCTTTCAGGGATATGGTAATCAGACTGCGGGAAATTATAGCCAATGTAATTTCAGGAGCCGATCAGATTGCTGCAGCGAGCCAGCAATTGAGCAGTACTGCCCAGCTACTGTCTACCGGTGCCGGAGAACAGGCAGCCTCGGTTGAGGAAGTTTCATCCACAATTGAAGAAATGACATCCAACATCAGCCAGACAAGCGATAATGCCATTCAGACCGAAAAGATTTCCATGCTGGCTTACCAGGGAATGAAAGATGTGGCTGAAAGGTCTTATCAAACAGTTAATGCGGAACACACCATTGCCAATAAAATAAAAATCATTAATGATATTGCCTTTCAGACCAATATACTTGCTCTCAATGCTGCAGTGGAAGCAGCAAGAGCCGGTGATCATGGAAGGGGCTTTGCCGTAGTTGCGTCTGAAGTACGCAAACTGGCTGAAAGAAGTAAGATTGCCGCTGATGAAATAAACACACTTTCATCCACAAGTCTTGAACTTGCAGAAGGTGCGGGAAAACGGATGACTGAGATCATGCCGGAACTTGAAAAAACGACAAGAATGGTGCAGGAGATATCAGCTGCCAGCACTGAGCAATCGAATGGCTCAGTTCAGATAAATGAAGCCGTTCAGCAATTAAATCTTGTAGCGCAACAGAATGTTTCAGCCAGCGAGCAGATTTCTTCAAGTGCCGAACAGCTTGCTGCACAAGCAGAAGAATTGCAGGGTGTCGTTTCATTTTTCAGAAACGATACGGAAGTACATAAAACTTCTGAATCGAAAAAGATACCGGAGACTGGTCAAAAAGCTACCCGGAAATCAGTTAATAAGAAACCGGTGGTTGAAAAACCGGCTGAACTATCAGAGAATTTCGGACGATTCTAA